One part of the Tunicatimonas pelagia genome encodes these proteins:
- a CDS encoding ATP-dependent Clp protease ATP-binding subunit, whose translation MEAKFSNRVKEVISLSREEALRLGHDYIGTEHLLLGMIREGEGVAVSLLKKLGVSLDELRTAVEQATKGTATGNVKNLANIPLTRQSEKVLKITYLEAKIFKSQLIGTEHLLLSILRDEDNIATQILEKFDVNYDVVKELLEYQSDTPVAGPDTDDGDEDSGRIFGGGGSGSSRESKGSEKSRTPVLDNFGRDLTKLAEDDKLDPIVGRDKEIERVAQILSRRKKNNPILIGEPGVGKTAIAEGLALRIVQKKVSRVLFNKRVVTLDLASLVAGTKYRGQFEERMKAVMNEIEKSPDVILFIDELHTIVGAGGASGSLDASNMFKPALARGEIQCIGATTLDEYRQYIEKDGALARRFQVVMVDATTPEETMQILDNIKDKYENHHHVEYTPEALEACVQLSDRYISDRFLPDKAIDVMDEAGARVHINNIHVPDEIVKLEEAIENIKVEKNRVVKSQKYEEAAQLRDREKKLIDQLESAKRKWEDETRTRRYTVDEENVAEVIAMMTGIPTKRVAQNESQKLLGMNEQLTGRVIGQEEAIKKLTKAIQRTRVGLKDPQKPIGSFVFLGPTGVGKTELAKVLATYLFDKEEALIRIDMSEYMEKFSVSRLVGAPPGYVGYEEGGQLTEKVRRKPYSVVLLDEIEKAHPDVFNILLQVLDDGILTDGLGRRVDFRNTIIIMTSNIGARDLKDFGAGIGFSTKAKEESIDDIMKSTIQNALKKTFSPEFLNRLDDVIVFNSLKREDIHKIIDITLNKLFARIMALGYKVDLTEKAKDFLADKGYDPQYGARPLNRAIQKYLEDAVAEEILKGEIEMEDTILADYSGEGEELSLSLKKKKTPKEKKTDSK comes from the coding sequence ATGGAAGCTAAATTTTCAAATAGAGTTAAGGAAGTTATTTCGCTCAGTCGGGAAGAGGCCCTCCGACTGGGGCACGATTATATTGGCACTGAACACCTACTGTTAGGAATGATTCGCGAGGGGGAAGGCGTAGCGGTAAGCTTGCTGAAGAAGTTAGGGGTGTCTTTAGATGAACTACGTACTGCCGTTGAGCAGGCCACCAAAGGAACGGCTACCGGTAATGTGAAAAACCTAGCCAACATTCCTCTGACCCGACAGTCAGAGAAAGTACTAAAGATCACGTATCTGGAAGCAAAAATTTTCAAAAGTCAACTGATTGGCACGGAGCACCTGCTCCTCTCCATTCTGCGCGATGAAGATAATATTGCTACCCAGATTTTAGAGAAGTTTGATGTTAACTACGACGTTGTGAAAGAACTATTAGAATACCAATCCGATACTCCGGTAGCCGGACCCGATACTGACGATGGCGATGAAGATTCTGGTCGCATCTTCGGTGGTGGTGGTTCAGGCTCTAGCCGAGAATCTAAAGGCTCCGAGAAATCCCGCACCCCGGTGCTAGACAACTTCGGACGCGATTTAACCAAATTGGCAGAGGATGATAAACTTGATCCTATCGTTGGCCGAGATAAAGAAATTGAGCGAGTAGCTCAGATTTTAAGTCGCCGTAAGAAAAACAACCCTATTTTAATTGGTGAGCCGGGCGTAGGTAAAACGGCCATCGCCGAAGGCTTGGCTCTACGCATTGTCCAGAAGAAAGTATCCCGTGTACTGTTTAACAAACGAGTGGTTACACTGGATCTGGCTTCACTGGTAGCCGGAACCAAGTACCGCGGTCAGTTTGAGGAGCGAATGAAGGCGGTTATGAATGAGATTGAAAAGTCACCCGATGTAATTTTGTTCATTGATGAGTTGCATACTATTGTGGGAGCTGGGGGAGCTTCGGGTTCGCTAGATGCTTCCAACATGTTTAAACCAGCACTAGCGCGGGGCGAAATTCAATGTATCGGTGCTACTACCTTAGATGAGTACCGCCAGTACATTGAGAAAGATGGGGCTTTGGCTCGACGCTTCCAGGTAGTGATGGTGGATGCCACCACTCCAGAAGAGACCATGCAGATTCTGGATAATATTAAAGATAAGTACGAAAACCATCACCACGTAGAGTACACCCCAGAGGCGCTAGAAGCCTGTGTGCAACTCTCTGACCGTTATATTAGCGATCGTTTCTTACCCGACAAAGCTATTGATGTGATGGACGAGGCCGGAGCAAGGGTGCATATCAATAATATCCACGTGCCTGATGAGATTGTGAAGCTGGAAGAGGCGATTGAGAACATCAAAGTGGAGAAAAACCGAGTAGTAAAGAGTCAGAAGTACGAAGAAGCAGCTCAACTGCGCGACCGAGAGAAAAAGCTGATTGACCAACTTGAGTCAGCCAAGCGCAAGTGGGAAGATGAAACCCGCACGCGCCGCTATACGGTAGATGAAGAAAATGTGGCGGAAGTAATTGCCATGATGACGGGAATTCCGACCAAGCGAGTAGCTCAGAACGAAAGCCAGAAGCTACTGGGAATGAACGAACAGCTTACCGGTAGAGTAATTGGCCAAGAAGAGGCTATCAAAAAGCTGACTAAAGCGATTCAGCGCACCCGAGTCGGTCTGAAAGACCCACAAAAACCGATAGGATCATTTGTTTTTCTTGGCCCTACTGGCGTTGGAAAAACTGAATTAGCGAAAGTGCTGGCGACTTATCTGTTTGACAAGGAAGAAGCTTTGATTCGCATTGATATGAGTGAGTATATGGAGAAATTCTCGGTATCTCGCCTAGTTGGTGCGCCTCCCGGCTACGTAGGTTACGAAGAAGGTGGGCAGCTTACTGAAAAAGTACGCCGTAAGCCTTACAGCGTGGTGCTACTGGATGAGATTGAGAAGGCTCACCCTGATGTGTTCAATATCCTGCTACAAGTGCTAGATGATGGAATTCTGACCGATGGCTTAGGTCGCCGGGTCGATTTTCGTAATACGATTATCATCATGACTTCCAATATTGGTGCCCGCGACCTGAAAGACTTCGGAGCAGGTATTGGTTTCTCAACCAAAGCCAAAGAGGAAAGCATCGATGACATTATGAAATCAACGATTCAGAACGCCCTAAAGAAAACGTTCAGCCCTGAATTTCTAAATCGTTTGGACGATGTGATTGTCTTTAACTCACTGAAGCGAGAAGACATTCATAAGATTATTGACATTACACTTAATAAGCTATTCGCTCGAATCATGGCACTGGGCTATAAAGTAGACTTAACCGAAAAGGCTAAGGACTTTTTAGCAGATAAGGGCTATGATCCTCAGTACGGTGCTCGTCCGCTAAACCGGGCCATTCAAAAGTACTTGGAAGACGCCGTAGCGGAAGAAATTCTTAAAGGAGAGATTGAAATGGAAGATACAATCTTGGCCGACTATAGTGGCGAAGGTGAAGAGCTTTCGCTTAGTCTGAAAAAGAAGAAGACTCCCAAAGAGAAGAAGACCGACAGTAAGTAA
- the fabG gene encoding 3-oxoacyl-[acyl-carrier-protein] reductase codes for MKLLSGKTALVTGASRGIGYAIAQKFAEQGANVAFTYLSSVEKGETLEKELGEYGIKAKGYRSDASDFSAAEQLINSVVADLGSLDILINNAGITQDTLLMRMNEEMWDKVIDVNLKSVYNTVKAALRTFLKQKSGSIINLTSVVGIKGNAGQANYAASKAGIIGFTKSVALELGSRNIRSNAIAPGFIETEMTDKLDEKTVQSWRDAIPLKRGGSPDDVADCALFLASDMSTYITGQVLQVDGGMLT; via the coding sequence ATGAAATTACTATCTGGAAAAACTGCTTTGGTTACCGGAGCATCGCGCGGTATTGGCTATGCCATTGCCCAAAAGTTTGCCGAACAGGGTGCTAATGTTGCGTTTACGTATCTGTCGAGTGTAGAGAAAGGGGAGACCCTAGAAAAAGAGTTAGGTGAATACGGAATAAAGGCAAAAGGATACCGCTCTGATGCTTCCGACTTTAGTGCTGCCGAGCAACTAATCAATAGCGTAGTTGCTGATCTTGGCTCATTAGATATACTAATTAACAACGCGGGTATTACCCAAGATACGCTGCTGATGCGGATGAATGAGGAAATGTGGGATAAGGTAATTGACGTAAACCTGAAATCAGTTTACAATACGGTAAAAGCCGCACTGCGTACTTTTCTCAAGCAAAAAAGTGGTTCAATCATCAATCTAACCTCGGTAGTGGGCATAAAAGGAAATGCCGGACAGGCCAATTATGCCGCTTCCAAAGCAGGAATTATTGGTTTCACCAAATCGGTAGCGTTGGAGCTGGGTTCACGGAACATTCGTAGTAATGCCATTGCTCCTGGCTTCATAGAAACCGAAATGACCGATAAGCTAGATGAAAAGACAGTGCAAAGCTGGCGCGATGCCATTCCTCTCAAGCGAGGTGGCTCGCCTGATGATGTGGCAGATTGCGCTTTATTTTTGGCTTCGGATATGTCGACGTACATTACCGGTCAAGTGCTACAGGTAGACGGAGGAATGCTCACCTAA
- a CDS encoding GAF domain-containing protein: MLNTYAPPQADTKQQQYNALLQQIRDIVYNENDLVANLGNIAAILHQGMNFSWTGFYFVKDEELILGPFQGPAARTRIRKEEGICGMAFAQECTVMVADVEEYAGHISLNEYDKSEIALPAYSRGEVVLILNINSHHLHNFTELDKRNLQQVMHLIEEVL; this comes from the coding sequence ATGCTCAATACTTACGCTCCACCGCAAGCTGATACGAAACAACAGCAGTACAATGCGCTTCTTCAGCAAATCCGTGATATTGTCTACAATGAGAACGACTTAGTTGCTAATCTTGGGAATATTGCAGCAATCCTTCATCAAGGTATGAATTTCTCCTGGACTGGTTTTTACTTTGTAAAAGATGAAGAATTGATACTAGGTCCGTTTCAAGGTCCAGCGGCGAGAACTAGAATTCGGAAAGAGGAAGGGATCTGCGGAATGGCTTTCGCGCAAGAATGTACCGTAATGGTAGCAGATGTGGAAGAATACGCGGGGCACATTTCGCTTAACGAATACGATAAATCAGAAATAGCCTTGCCCGCCTACTCAAGAGGAGAGGTTGTGCTCATTCTGAATATTAACAGCCACCACCTCCACAATTTCACTGAGTTGGATAAGCGCAACTTGCAACAGGTAATGCATCTCATTGAAGAAGTACTATAG
- a CDS encoding DUF4174 domain-containing protein has translation MKLATQDVSVLDQYRWENRILLLFADTEESVIYKDQLQTLEREKSEMDDRDLLVFKVFPQKVITPEGKVMGEEIATQLRQKYRTQNNTYAVVLIGKDGGQKLNQSSLLSTEKLFGIIDQMPMRRREMKDKSD, from the coding sequence ATGAAACTTGCTACCCAAGATGTTTCAGTATTAGATCAATACCGCTGGGAAAACCGGATACTGCTGCTCTTTGCCGATACCGAAGAATCAGTCATTTACAAAGACCAGTTACAAACGCTTGAAAGAGAAAAGTCTGAAATGGATGACCGTGACCTTTTGGTATTTAAGGTCTTCCCCCAGAAGGTCATTACTCCGGAAGGTAAAGTCATGGGCGAAGAAATAGCCACTCAATTGCGTCAGAAGTACCGAACCCAGAACAATACATACGCTGTAGTGCTGATTGGAAAAGATGGCGGACAAAAGCTAAACCAAAGCAGCTTATTGAGCACTGAAAAGCTGTTCGGCATTATTGATCAGATGCCAATGCGACGGAGAGAAATGAAGGATAAGTCTGACTAG
- a CDS encoding DUF3108 domain-containing protein — translation MKKYWLILAGVAFITTALQYAGSGAFRNVTNESFGTGEILKYRIHFGFISAAEAIMQVHDGYYDINGRSCYKIDVFGNTTGLADVLYSVRDNFGAYVDTTSILPMQSYRYIQEGGYRKNEMVNFDHENDMATVLKLDKQTLAVKERERYPVPNNVVDIVGGYYFLRTLDYSDYEKGDVIPIEGFFDEEIYNIEVKIIGRELLRTKVGKINAIIVAPSLPENSFFENSKDPVKVWISDDSNKVPLKIKAKLAIGAIEVDIKEMQNLRN, via the coding sequence ATGAAAAAATATTGGTTGATACTAGCTGGCGTCGCTTTTATAACAACAGCATTACAGTACGCGGGATCAGGGGCTTTCCGTAATGTTACGAACGAGAGTTTTGGTACCGGAGAAATACTGAAATACCGCATACATTTCGGCTTTATTAGTGCGGCTGAAGCTATTATGCAAGTACATGATGGCTACTACGATATTAACGGCCGCTCTTGCTATAAAATTGACGTATTTGGCAATACCACAGGGCTAGCTGATGTATTGTATAGTGTTCGTGATAACTTTGGGGCGTACGTAGATACTACGTCAATTCTCCCCATGCAGTCGTATCGTTACATTCAAGAAGGTGGCTACCGTAAGAATGAAATGGTGAATTTTGACCATGAAAACGATATGGCAACGGTGCTAAAGCTTGATAAGCAAACCTTAGCCGTAAAGGAACGTGAGCGCTATCCAGTACCAAACAATGTAGTAGATATTGTAGGAGGATACTACTTTCTTCGTACGCTAGATTATAGCGATTACGAAAAAGGCGATGTGATTCCTATTGAAGGGTTTTTCGACGAAGAAATCTACAATATTGAAGTGAAGATTATTGGTCGAGAACTTCTTCGAACCAAGGTTGGTAAAATTAACGCCATTATAGTAGCTCCTTCTCTACCTGAAAACTCTTTTTTTGAGAACAGCAAAGATCCGGTGAAGGTGTGGATATCAGACGATAGCAACAAAGTGCCCCTTAAAATTAAAGCCAAGCTGGCAATTGGGGCTATTGAGGTCGATATTAAAGAAATGCAAAACCTGCGTAACTAG
- a CDS encoding aminopeptidase has protein sequence MIKKIFIGLVAVLAIVLIWQRELVSYGIMQAKGQIKVLWNARPIDELLADPQVADSLKQKVQLVQEVKQFAIDSLGVNNSGSYGSVYDQKGKPILWVITATEPFSLEDRKWKFPLLGTFSYKGFFDYQKALLEKEELANQGLDTGIRTVSAWSTLGFFDDPILSQLLFRTEGRVANTIIHELTHGTIFVKDNLQLNENIASLIGDQGALVFLSHKYGAESVEVQEYARYLEDRRTYTNHMLRGTKQLDSLYRSFSEDLPKEAKLSKKEMLIQKIVATTDTLNLITSQYQKVRDKLKTSDKLPNNTFFKSYVRYRRNIDDLKNELTEQFSGDISQYLAYLQEKYD, from the coding sequence ATGATAAAAAAAATATTCATTGGATTGGTAGCAGTGCTGGCGATAGTACTCATTTGGCAGCGTGAGTTGGTGAGTTACGGAATTATGCAAGCCAAAGGTCAGATAAAAGTGCTGTGGAATGCCCGCCCGATTGATGAATTATTAGCTGATCCGCAAGTAGCTGATTCGCTAAAGCAAAAAGTGCAGTTGGTGCAGGAAGTAAAGCAATTCGCCATTGATAGTTTGGGAGTAAATAATTCGGGTAGCTACGGCAGTGTGTACGATCAGAAAGGCAAGCCAATACTGTGGGTGATTACCGCTACTGAACCATTCTCTTTAGAAGACCGCAAGTGGAAATTCCCGCTGCTGGGCACGTTTTCCTACAAAGGTTTTTTTGATTACCAAAAAGCACTACTAGAAAAAGAAGAACTAGCTAACCAAGGGTTAGATACGGGTATCAGAACAGTGAGTGCGTGGAGTACGCTGGGTTTTTTTGATGATCCTATTTTATCGCAACTGCTATTCAGAACCGAGGGGCGAGTGGCTAACACTATTATTCACGAACTCACGCACGGCACTATTTTCGTAAAGGATAATCTACAGCTAAACGAAAATATTGCTTCACTCATTGGTGATCAGGGTGCGCTTGTTTTCTTGTCTCATAAGTATGGTGCCGAATCAGTTGAAGTGCAAGAGTATGCTCGCTACCTAGAGGATCGCCGAACATACACCAACCACATGCTGCGGGGAACGAAGCAGTTGGATAGTCTGTACCGATCCTTTTCTGAAGATTTGCCAAAAGAAGCCAAGCTTAGTAAGAAAGAAATGCTAATTCAAAAGATAGTAGCCACTACTGACACACTCAATCTTATAACTAGTCAGTACCAGAAGGTGAGAGATAAACTTAAAACTTCGGACAAGCTTCCGAATAATACGTTTTTTAAATCATACGTGCGCTACCGCCGGAATATTGATGATTTAAAGAACGAATTAACAGAGCAGTTTTCGGGTGATATTAGCCAGTACTTAGCCTATCTGCAAGAAAAGTACGACTAA
- the recA gene encoding recombinase RecA, producing the protein MSDQTEKLKALQLTIDKLDKTYGKGTVMKLSDDRVEDIPAIPTGSLGLDIALGVGGVPRGRVVEIYGPESSGKTTLAMHCIAEAQKAGGIAAIVDAEHAFDRGYAQKLGIDTENLLISQPDNGEQALEIAEHLIRSGAIDIIVIDSVAALVPRGELEGEMGDSKMGLQARLMSQALRKLTGAINKTKCTCIFINQLREKIGVMFGNPETTTGGNALKFYASVRLDIRRIGQIKENADNITGNRTRVKVVKNKVAPPFKVVEFDIMYGEGISKVGEILDLGVEMEIVKKSGSWFSYDSEKLGQGRDAVKRILLDNPELMGEIELKIRNKINGVEDNPEDIGADTAELADAAAASSNGKK; encoded by the coding sequence ATGAGCGATCAAACAGAAAAGTTAAAAGCCCTTCAACTAACCATTGATAAACTGGATAAAACCTACGGTAAAGGCACCGTAATGAAGCTAAGCGACGATCGGGTAGAAGATATTCCGGCCATCCCTACCGGTTCACTTGGCTTAGACATTGCGTTAGGGGTAGGCGGAGTTCCCCGGGGTCGGGTAGTAGAAATTTACGGCCCAGAATCCTCTGGTAAAACCACTTTAGCCATGCACTGTATTGCTGAGGCTCAGAAAGCGGGCGGTATTGCCGCTATTGTGGATGCCGAACACGCCTTTGACCGAGGCTATGCTCAAAAGTTAGGAATAGATACTGAGAACTTGTTAATCTCTCAACCCGACAATGGAGAGCAAGCTCTGGAGATTGCGGAACACCTAATTCGTTCCGGGGCGATTGATATTATTGTGATAGACTCAGTAGCTGCCTTGGTTCCTCGGGGCGAACTGGAAGGCGAGATGGGGGATAGTAAAATGGGATTGCAAGCCCGCCTTATGTCGCAAGCCCTCCGAAAACTCACTGGTGCTATTAACAAGACGAAGTGTACCTGTATTTTCATTAACCAGTTACGAGAGAAAATTGGGGTAATGTTCGGAAATCCGGAAACTACTACTGGAGGTAACGCACTAAAATTCTACGCATCCGTTCGCTTAGATATTCGTCGTATTGGTCAGATTAAAGAAAATGCTGACAATATCACTGGTAACCGTACCCGCGTGAAAGTGGTGAAGAATAAAGTCGCTCCTCCGTTTAAGGTGGTAGAGTTTGATATTATGTACGGCGAAGGAATTTCTAAAGTAGGTGAAATCCTTGATTTAGGGGTAGAGATGGAAATTGTCAAAAAGTCAGGTTCCTGGTTCTCCTACGACAGTGAAAAACTCGGGCAAGGGCGAGATGCGGTAAAACGCATTCTACTAGATAACCCCGAACTAATGGGTGAAATCGAGCTAAAAATTAGAAACAAGATAAACGGCGTGGAAGATAACCCAGAAGATATTGGTGCTGATACTGCCGAGTTAGCTGATGCTGCCGCAGCTTCCTCTAACGGAAAAAAATAG
- a CDS encoding ATP-binding cassette domain-containing protein: MSEEILKALTQLFAIITKQDGGVTEKERNFVISFFTQELDHDSIKEYVELYDKYADWGKSDEVAEGEVVVKKRKLTSVRDSVKTLAICRKINKTLTQKQKVVVLAKVLELVASDGNFTEQRANIINTVSEVFNIEAEEYKLIESFALNDQEVQENSEDILTVSARTGDTGKQKHVVADIQGEIIFLKVNSVDLYFVKYLGKSDIVLNGFIMKPDHSYLFSNGSTIKTPVGDALYYSDIIRHFLSDDEVQKISFNVNEVTFRFPNGGVGLRNINISEGPGKLIGIMGASGAGKTTLLNVLAGIEAPSEGEVLINGYNIHLQKEHIQGVIGYVAQDDLLIEELTVYENLYYNAKLCFADKSEEEIDKLVLDTLESLGLEHRKDLRVGSVLDKTISGGQRKRLNIALELIREPAVMFVDEPTSGLSSRDSENVIDLLKELSLKGKLIFVVIHQPSSDIYKMFDKMFIMDTGGYPIFYGNPVAAVTYFKKASNQVDAERGQCSECGNVNPEQVFNIIEAKVVDEYGQFTNKRKVNPQQWSEMYGENFSFRRVPDVSETPPKSLTIPNRLKQAFIFTIRDTLSKISNKQYLLINFLEAPVLALFLSFIIRYTEVGSSEYVFRFNENIPAYLLISIIVALFMGLTVSAEEIIRDRKILKRESFLNLSRSSYLSSKVLILFTMSAIQTLSFVLIGNLILEIREMTLSFWLVLFSVSCFANVLGLNISASFNSAVTVYIIIPLLLIPQMILSGLLFDFDKLNSLISTKGEVPLVADLMTSRWAYEAMAVYQFKENSFQRPFYELEKQERQSDYESAYLIPKLESKLQSIQNNITSENDSMLATLDTDLYILRKELKNESFREGIETLNLDSALTKTNINLETIQQLRTYLKSLNTHYMKIFNDAVSKKEKLVYHLENKAGLDYDLNEFKDKYYNESLADLVRNVNTSERIVQHKGRLLQQIDPIFNEPSVANAGFFSYRTHFFAPKKQLAGQLIDTFYFNIIVIWAMTTLLYISLYFEIFKRGFSALSDIKLPKLKK, encoded by the coding sequence ATGAGTGAAGAAATTCTTAAAGCGTTAACCCAATTATTTGCTATCATCACCAAACAAGACGGTGGTGTTACTGAGAAAGAACGCAACTTTGTTATTAGTTTCTTTACTCAGGAGCTGGATCACGACTCTATTAAGGAGTATGTAGAGCTGTACGATAAATATGCAGATTGGGGGAAGTCTGATGAAGTTGCCGAGGGTGAGGTGGTAGTTAAAAAGCGGAAGCTGACCTCAGTTAGAGACTCAGTTAAAACGTTGGCGATCTGTCGTAAAATCAATAAAACCCTTACACAGAAGCAGAAGGTTGTTGTGCTGGCAAAAGTACTAGAGCTGGTAGCTTCCGATGGAAATTTTACTGAGCAGCGAGCCAATATTATTAATACGGTTTCTGAAGTATTTAATATTGAAGCTGAGGAGTACAAACTGATTGAAAGCTTTGCGCTAAATGACCAGGAGGTTCAGGAAAATTCGGAAGATATTCTGACCGTGAGTGCTCGAACTGGTGATACTGGCAAGCAAAAGCACGTAGTAGCGGATATTCAGGGCGAAATTATTTTTCTGAAAGTTAATAGTGTTGATTTATACTTTGTAAAGTACCTAGGAAAAAGTGATATAGTGCTGAATGGCTTTATTATGAAGCCAGACCATTCGTATCTCTTTTCTAACGGTAGCACCATCAAAACTCCGGTGGGAGATGCATTGTATTACAGCGACATAATTCGGCACTTCTTGTCAGATGATGAGGTTCAAAAAATCTCATTCAACGTTAACGAAGTCACTTTTCGGTTTCCGAACGGCGGAGTTGGCCTGAGAAATATCAATATTTCCGAAGGTCCGGGCAAGCTCATTGGCATTATGGGAGCCAGTGGTGCGGGCAAAACTACGCTACTGAATGTGCTGGCGGGTATTGAAGCTCCCTCAGAAGGAGAGGTGCTGATTAATGGCTATAACATTCATCTTCAGAAAGAGCATATTCAGGGGGTGATTGGCTACGTAGCACAAGACGATTTGCTGATTGAAGAGCTAACGGTATACGAAAACCTGTACTACAACGCTAAGCTTTGTTTTGCTGATAAAAGCGAAGAAGAAATTGATAAGCTCGTCCTTGACACACTGGAGAGCTTGGGGCTTGAGCACCGAAAAGACCTGAGAGTAGGTAGTGTGCTAGACAAAACGATTAGTGGTGGACAGCGTAAACGGCTGAATATTGCGTTGGAGCTAATCCGAGAACCAGCGGTAATGTTCGTTGATGAACCTACATCCGGGTTGTCTTCTCGCGATTCAGAAAATGTAATTGACTTACTAAAAGAACTTTCTCTAAAAGGGAAGCTTATATTTGTAGTAATCCACCAACCATCTTCCGACATCTATAAGATGTTTGATAAGATGTTCATTATGGATACCGGTGGCTATCCCATATTTTATGGAAACCCGGTAGCAGCCGTAACTTACTTCAAAAAAGCTTCTAACCAGGTAGATGCTGAGCGAGGGCAGTGTTCAGAATGCGGCAACGTTAACCCTGAGCAAGTATTCAATATTATTGAAGCCAAAGTAGTTGATGAATACGGTCAGTTTACGAATAAACGTAAAGTGAACCCTCAGCAATGGAGCGAGATGTACGGAGAGAATTTTTCTTTCAGACGGGTGCCAGATGTGTCTGAAACCCCTCCCAAATCGCTGACCATACCTAACCGACTAAAACAGGCATTTATATTTACCATACGGGATACGCTTTCCAAAATCAGTAATAAGCAATACCTGCTAATCAACTTTTTGGAAGCTCCGGTACTGGCTCTTTTTCTTTCTTTTATTATTCGATACACCGAAGTAGGAAGTTCAGAGTACGTATTTCGGTTTAACGAAAATATTCCAGCCTATCTGCTTATCAGCATTATAGTGGCTCTTTTTATGGGGCTTACGGTAAGTGCTGAAGAAATTATTCGAGATCGAAAAATACTAAAACGAGAATCTTTTTTGAACCTTAGCCGAAGCAGCTACCTCTCTTCTAAAGTATTAATTCTCTTCACCATGTCGGCCATACAAACATTGAGCTTTGTGCTGATTGGGAATTTGATTTTGGAGATCAGAGAGATGACACTAAGCTTTTGGTTGGTTTTGTTTTCAGTTTCTTGTTTTGCCAACGTATTAGGGCTAAACATCTCAGCCTCTTTCAACTCTGCGGTAACAGTTTATATCATTATTCCGCTACTGCTTATCCCGCAAATGATACTAAGTGGGCTACTTTTCGATTTTGATAAACTAAATAGTTTAATCAGTACAAAAGGGGAAGTGCCTCTCGTAGCTGATTTGATGACTTCTCGCTGGGCCTACGAAGCAATGGCGGTGTACCAGTTTAAAGAAAACTCTTTCCAGCGGCCTTTCTACGAATTGGAGAAGCAGGAACGCCAATCCGATTACGAATCAGCTTACCTAATCCCCAAGTTAGAATCTAAGCTACAAAGTATTCAGAATAATATTACTTCTGAAAATGATTCTATGCTAGCTACACTAGATACTGACTTGTATATTCTACGAAAGGAGTTGAAGAATGAGAGTTTTCGAGAAGGGATTGAAACCCTCAATTTAGACTCAGCTTTAACAAAAACTAATATCAATCTGGAGACCATTCAGCAACTGCGTACGTATCTTAAGAGCTTGAATACGCATTACATGAAAATATTTAATGATGCAGTAAGCAAAAAAGAAAAGTTAGTTTACCATCTCGAGAATAAAGCAGGGTTAGACTATGACCTAAACGAATTTAAGGACAAGTACTATAATGAGAGTCTTGCTGATTTAGTAAGAAATGTGAATACTTCGGAAAGAATAGTTCAGCATAAGGGGCGTTTGTTACAACAAATAGACCCAATTTTTAATGAACCATCAGTGGCCAATGCTGGATTTTTCAGTTACCGTACTCATTTCTTTGCTCCCAAAAAACAATTGGCGGGTCAGCTCATCGATACCTTTTATTTTAATATCATCGTTATTTGGGCCATGACAACCTTATTATATATTTCCTTGTACTTCGAGATATTCAAGAGGGGCTTTTCGGCGCTTAGTGATATTAAGCTTCCTAAGCTGAAAAAATAG
- a CDS encoding DUF1987 domain-containing protein translates to MEIIHLEGTEDTPKIILDKSNGIFEISGRSLPEDSAEFYQPVLDWLGAYAKDPNPSSEFVFKLEYFNTASSKLILDVLSKIEEVEGAKIHWYFHEDDEDMEEAGEEFSELVEVSFEFSTY, encoded by the coding sequence ATGGAAATCATACACTTAGAAGGAACAGAAGATACACCGAAAATCATTCTTGATAAAAGTAACGGTATATTTGAGATTTCTGGTCGTTCTTTACCGGAAGACTCGGCAGAGTTCTACCAACCCGTATTAGATTGGTTAGGTGCTTATGCTAAAGATCCCAACCCTAGCAGCGAGTTTGTATTTAAACTAGAATATTTTAACACCGCATCTTCTAAGCTAATCTTAGACGTCCTTTCTAAAATTGAAGAAGTAGAGGGGGCTAAAATACACTGGTATTTTCACGAAGATGATGAGGATATGGAAGAAGCGGGCGAAGAATTTTCTGAGCTAGTGGAAGTGTCCTTTGAGTTCAGTACCTACTAG